From Microbacterium pseudoresistens, the proteins below share one genomic window:
- a CDS encoding gluconokinase: MLHPPVVVMGVQGSGKSTIAELLASRTGGRAVDGDRLHPADNVARMAAGVPLSDADREPWLRTIGDLLDAHRGDNIVVVCSALRRNYRDLLRDRAPGTVFVHLSGSFELISERVDARTHEYMPPALLRSQFASLEPLEPDEDGIVIDVAAAPVRIVDEAVAFLDEHARRVSGGAASSR, from the coding sequence GTGCTCCATCCGCCCGTCGTCGTGATGGGCGTGCAGGGTTCTGGAAAATCGACGATCGCCGAACTGCTCGCCTCCCGCACCGGGGGGCGAGCGGTCGACGGGGATCGCCTTCATCCGGCGGACAACGTCGCGCGGATGGCGGCGGGCGTTCCGCTCTCGGATGCGGATCGTGAGCCGTGGCTGCGCACGATCGGCGACCTGCTCGATGCGCACCGCGGCGACAACATCGTCGTCGTGTGCTCGGCGCTGCGGCGCAACTATCGGGATCTGCTGCGCGACCGTGCGCCCGGCACGGTCTTCGTGCATCTCTCGGGGAGCTTCGAGCTCATCTCGGAGCGCGTCGACGCACGCACGCACGAGTACATGCCCCCGGCGCTGCTGCGCTCGCAGTTCGCATCGTTGGAGCCTCTCGAGCCGGATGAGGACGGCATCGTGATCGACGTCGCGGCCGCGCCTGTGCGGATCGTCGACGAGGCGGTCGCCTTCCTCGACGAGCACGCGCGCCGGGTGTCCGGCGGCGCCGCGTCGTCGCGGTAG
- a CDS encoding carbohydrate ABC transporter permease, protein MAKTDTSLLVTTSPVQRRRPRGRGYKTFRVIMLVLVAVTFLAPILWMLLASFKTNVDIYNPGAAFVFSPTTKNYDTVFGQADYIQFIWNSFFVAAVATVLSLLLAVPAAYSMSRFVMKKSAVLVLLARVIPGVSLLVPWYFVFANMRIVGTYTPLVLSHMFVSLPLILYIMMSFFDSMPEDLEEQAQVDGLTPIGAFLRITLPLSVPGIATSSILSFIFSWNNFMFALVLSGASTKTLPVAIFDFVGYASIDWGGLMAAAVVVTIPIMVIALFTQKYIVSGLTAGATKG, encoded by the coding sequence ATGGCCAAGACAGACACCTCGCTGCTGGTGACGACCTCGCCCGTCCAGCGCCGTCGCCCCCGCGGGCGCGGGTACAAGACCTTCCGCGTCATCATGCTCGTGCTCGTCGCGGTCACCTTCCTCGCGCCGATCCTGTGGATGCTCCTGGCCTCCTTCAAGACGAACGTCGACATCTACAACCCGGGCGCCGCCTTCGTCTTCAGCCCGACGACGAAGAACTACGACACGGTCTTCGGGCAAGCCGACTACATCCAGTTCATCTGGAACAGCTTCTTCGTCGCCGCCGTCGCCACGGTGCTCTCGCTTCTGCTCGCGGTGCCCGCGGCCTACTCGATGAGCCGTTTCGTGATGAAGAAGTCGGCCGTGCTCGTGCTGCTGGCCCGGGTCATCCCCGGCGTCAGCCTGCTCGTTCCGTGGTACTTCGTCTTCGCGAACATGCGGATCGTCGGCACCTACACGCCGCTCGTGCTCTCGCACATGTTCGTTTCGCTGCCGCTGATCCTCTACATCATGATGTCGTTCTTCGACTCCATGCCCGAAGACCTCGAGGAACAGGCACAGGTCGACGGGCTCACCCCGATCGGGGCGTTCCTCCGCATCACGCTGCCGCTGTCGGTGCCCGGCATCGCGACCTCGAGCATCCTGTCGTTCATCTTCTCGTGGAACAACTTCATGTTCGCCCTGGTGCTGTCCGGCGCGAGCACGAAGACGCTGCCCGTGGCGATCTTCGACTTCGTCGGATACGCGAGCATCGACTGGGGCGGGCTGATGGCCGCCGCCGTCGTCGTGACGATCCCGATCATGGTCATCGCGCTGTTCACCCAGAAGTACATCGTCTCCGGACTCACGGCGGGGGCGACGAAGGGGTGA
- a CDS encoding carbohydrate ABC transporter permease yields the protein MTTITGSRKGRSSASLSGWANRHRKWVFAAPAMVFVALLIAFPLGWTLYLSLTDASGSIRAPHDFIGMANYLDVLTDVDRFWPAVGRTAIFTVGAMVIEMVLGMAIALLLWRPFRGQGLVRVIILLPLVATPVAVGMMWRLIFEPTIGFANQLLSWVGIPAQPWLAGEATALPTLIFVDIWQWTPMVVLILLAGLTSLSDEPDEAARVDGANAWQRFWHVTFPLVMPTFITAILLRGIDALKTFDILYATKGKGGGSFHEVETLNVYAYGLSFDYNKYGESSAVLVIFFLMIIGCIWLLTIRKKKAGDR from the coding sequence ATGACAACAATCACCGGATCCCGGAAGGGGAGGAGCAGCGCATCGCTGTCCGGGTGGGCCAATCGGCACCGCAAATGGGTGTTCGCGGCCCCCGCGATGGTATTCGTCGCGCTCCTCATCGCCTTCCCCCTCGGCTGGACGCTCTACCTGAGCCTCACCGACGCGTCGGGATCGATCCGCGCGCCGCACGACTTCATCGGGATGGCGAACTATCTCGATGTGCTCACCGACGTCGATCGTTTCTGGCCGGCCGTCGGGCGTACGGCGATCTTCACCGTCGGGGCGATGGTGATCGAGATGGTGCTCGGCATGGCGATCGCCCTGTTGCTGTGGCGACCGTTCCGCGGCCAGGGCCTCGTGCGCGTCATCATCCTTCTGCCGCTGGTGGCCACGCCGGTGGCCGTCGGCATGATGTGGCGGCTCATCTTCGAGCCGACCATCGGGTTCGCCAACCAGTTGCTCTCCTGGGTGGGGATCCCCGCGCAGCCGTGGCTCGCGGGCGAGGCGACGGCACTGCCGACATTGATCTTCGTGGACATCTGGCAGTGGACGCCGATGGTCGTGCTCATCCTGCTCGCGGGCCTCACCTCGCTCTCCGATGAGCCCGACGAGGCGGCCCGCGTCGACGGCGCCAACGCCTGGCAGCGGTTCTGGCATGTGACCTTCCCGCTGGTCATGCCTACCTTCATCACCGCGATCCTGCTGCGCGGGATCGATGCGCTGAAGACCTTCGACATCCTCTACGCCACGAAGGGCAAGGGCGGCGGATCGTTCCACGAGGTCGAGACCCTCAACGTCTACGCCTACGGTCTGAGCTTCGACTACAACAAGTACGGCGAGTCGTCGGCCGTGCTGGTGATCTTCTTCCTCATGATCATCGGCTGCATCTGGCTGCTCACCATTCGCAAGAAGAAGGCAGGCGATCGCTGA